The Saccharomonospora cyanea NA-134 genome includes a region encoding these proteins:
- a CDS encoding response regulator transcription factor has product MYLSLHTVRQLLSVVDAIAGITDPQRFPESCLHSMCDLLASDSVTYHVKDLHTGKAHHVEFRRLSGPPENGFRPHRVTLSVEPFPTLHATVVFSRHARPFSDVEHDVCELLREPIASMLRRVRSDHLVDPALRDGELTLREQEIVRLVALGRTNVAIAHELALSPRTVAKHLEHVYRKLRVDGRTAAVARVLG; this is encoded by the coding sequence ATGTACCTTTCGCTGCACACAGTGCGACAACTCTTGTCCGTTGTAGACGCCATCGCCGGGATCACCGACCCGCAGCGTTTCCCCGAGTCATGCCTGCACTCGATGTGCGACCTCCTCGCGTCCGATTCCGTCACCTACCACGTGAAAGACCTCCACACGGGGAAGGCCCACCACGTCGAGTTCCGGCGCCTGTCCGGGCCGCCGGAGAACGGATTCCGCCCCCACCGCGTCACGCTGTCGGTCGAACCCTTCCCGACCCTGCACGCCACCGTGGTCTTCTCACGCCACGCACGCCCCTTCTCCGATGTCGAACACGACGTGTGCGAGCTGCTGCGCGAACCGATCGCGTCGATGCTGCGGCGTGTCCGTTCCGATCACCTCGTCGACCCGGCTCTGCGGGACGGCGAGCTGACCCTGCGTGAGCAGGAGATCGTGCGCCTCGTGGCGCTGGGGAGAACGAACGTCGCGATCGCCCACGAACTCGCGCTCAGCCCGCGCACGGTCGCCAAACACCTGGAACACGTCTACCGCAAACTCCGGGTCGACGGCCGGACAGCGGCGGTCGCCCGCGTACTGGGCTGA
- a CDS encoding class I SAM-dependent methyltransferase, with product MTTTDTSAVDAERLEELLHQVVTDVGAAMTVPLALIGDRLGLFTALAKGGPMNAGQLAERTGLDARYVQEWLLAMATTGYVTHDGSTDGSSDPAQARYRMSPEQAEAFTNPESPAYVAGAFQNLTAATRILDRLTEAFRTGEGVGWHEHHEDLFLGTERFFRPSYLANLTSTWIPALTGVEDKLRTGARVADVGCGLGASTIIMAKEYPNSTFVGVDYHGPSIVLAQHRAADAGVADRVSFRTMGAADLDGSFDFITFFDCLHDMPDPVGALRAASSALADDGTVMLVEPMSWDSIEETLNPLGRLLAGASAWICLPSGLSAEPAYGLGNQAGPARTCALAREAGFGVAREAVATDFNRVYELRR from the coding sequence ATGACCACGACCGACACCTCAGCCGTCGACGCCGAACGCCTGGAGGAGCTACTGCATCAGGTGGTCACCGACGTGGGCGCGGCGATGACCGTGCCACTCGCACTCATCGGTGACCGGTTGGGACTGTTCACAGCACTGGCGAAAGGCGGCCCGATGAACGCCGGCCAGCTCGCCGAGCGCACCGGACTCGACGCACGCTACGTTCAGGAGTGGCTGCTCGCCATGGCCACGACCGGCTACGTCACCCACGACGGGAGCACCGACGGCTCGTCGGACCCTGCCCAGGCGCGCTACCGTATGTCGCCCGAGCAGGCTGAGGCGTTCACCAACCCGGAGAGCCCCGCCTACGTCGCGGGTGCCTTCCAGAACCTCACCGCGGCCACCCGGATCCTCGACCGGCTCACCGAGGCGTTCCGCACGGGCGAGGGAGTGGGCTGGCACGAGCACCACGAGGATCTCTTCCTCGGCACGGAGCGGTTCTTCCGGCCGAGCTACCTGGCGAACCTGACGTCGACGTGGATCCCGGCGTTGACCGGCGTCGAGGACAAGTTGCGGACCGGTGCGCGCGTGGCGGACGTCGGCTGCGGGCTCGGCGCGTCGACGATCATCATGGCGAAGGAGTACCCGAACAGCACGTTCGTGGGTGTCGACTACCACGGACCTTCCATCGTGCTGGCGCAGCACCGCGCGGCGGACGCGGGCGTCGCCGACCGGGTCTCGTTCCGCACGATGGGGGCGGCCGATCTCGACGGCAGCTTCGACTTCATCACCTTCTTCGACTGCCTGCACGACATGCCCGATCCCGTGGGAGCGCTGCGAGCGGCATCCTCCGCGCTCGCCGACGACGGCACGGTGATGCTCGTCGAGCCGATGAGCTGGGACAGCATCGAGGAGACGCTGAACCCGCTGGGGCGGTTGCTGGCGGGCGCGTCGGCCTGGATCTGCCTGCCGAGCGGGTTGTCGGCGGAACCGGCCTACGGCCTCGGCAACCAGGCGGGTCCGGCGAGGACGTGCGCACTCGCCCGTGAAGCGGGTTTCGGCGTCGCGCGTGAGGCGGTGGCCACGGACTTCAACCGGGTGTACGAACTCCGGCGCTGA
- a CDS encoding VOC family protein: MDRVATCLWFSTDVEEAVRFYGTVFPDLRVEDVSRNPDGSALVVEFELRGQRYLALSGGPQYRLSPAVSIYVPCADQAEVDRLWAALTDGGTELRCGWLTDAYGLTWQVVPEELPRLLTDPDPAKAERAQEALRPMQKIDIAVIRDAVASV, encoded by the coding sequence ATGGACCGCGTCGCCACCTGCCTGTGGTTCTCCACCGACGTGGAGGAAGCCGTCCGTTTCTACGGCACGGTCTTTCCCGACCTGCGCGTCGAGGACGTCTCTCGTAACCCCGACGGCTCGGCCCTCGTCGTGGAGTTCGAGCTGCGAGGCCAGCGCTACCTGGCGTTGAGCGGAGGTCCTCAATACAGGCTGTCGCCCGCCGTGTCGATCTACGTCCCCTGCGCCGACCAGGCCGAGGTCGACCGGCTGTGGGCCGCCCTGACCGACGGCGGCACCGAGCTGCGGTGCGGCTGGCTCACCGACGCCTACGGCCTCACCTGGCAGGTCGTCCCCGAGGAGCTGCCGCGCCTGCTCACCGATCCGGACCCCGCCAAGGCCGAACGTGCGCAGGAGGCCCTGCGACCCATGCAGAAGATCGACATCGCCGTGATCCGCGACGCGGTCGCCTCGGTGTGA
- a CDS encoding MEDS domain-containing protein — protein sequence MRRTSTLTVPVGQGWHDHTCWFHAGPQSWREVLVPFFAEGVARREALLYISDKSLEELTEDLERLPDRDELSRTGQLTLMSMGPARGMAGEQLLADQMDTVRRAADDAVAAGYERLRLAAESAHPIQGRADAVRFVQSELVMDELVARTPVVLLCGYDGRYVDHRAAAALAFVHPLRQRSTFGAGSGLYADPKDIETWRVHGELDLASREVFGIALDALPVRGDLHIKLDELDFIDVGGVHALAELAERIAPRRLVLHDPPTALRRIVELSRDEFPAMRRVVAEG from the coding sequence ATGCGCAGGACGAGCACGCTCACCGTGCCGGTGGGACAGGGATGGCACGATCACACCTGCTGGTTCCACGCGGGCCCCCAGAGTTGGCGCGAAGTGCTCGTGCCGTTCTTCGCCGAGGGCGTCGCGCGCCGGGAAGCACTGCTCTACATCTCCGACAAGAGCCTGGAGGAACTGACCGAGGACTTGGAAAGGCTGCCCGACCGCGACGAGTTGTCGCGCACCGGGCAGCTGACCCTGATGTCCATGGGGCCGGCCCGGGGGATGGCGGGCGAGCAGCTCCTCGCCGATCAGATGGACACCGTGCGCCGCGCGGCGGACGATGCCGTCGCGGCCGGGTACGAGCGACTGCGACTCGCCGCCGAATCCGCACACCCCATCCAGGGCAGAGCCGACGCCGTGCGGTTCGTGCAGTCCGAGTTGGTCATGGACGAACTGGTCGCGCGGACCCCGGTGGTGTTGCTGTGCGGCTACGACGGCCGCTACGTCGACCACCGTGCTGCGGCGGCGCTCGCCTTCGTGCACCCGTTGAGACAGCGTTCGACGTTCGGGGCGGGCTCGGGCCTGTACGCCGACCCCAAGGACATCGAAACGTGGCGTGTGCACGGCGAACTCGACCTCGCCTCCCGTGAGGTGTTCGGAATCGCGCTCGACGCCCTGCCCGTGCGTGGTGACCTGCACATCAAGCTCGACGAACTCGACTTCATCGACGTGGGAGGCGTGCACGCCCTCGCCGAGCTCGCCGAACGCATCGCACCGCGCCGACTGGTGTTGCACGACCCTCCGACCGCGCTGCGACGCATCGTCGAACTCTCCCGCGACGAGTTTCCCGCGATGCGCCGGGTGGTCGCGGAAGGCTGA
- a CDS encoding LapA family protein, with protein sequence MSTSADDASRGVNDKGPRAPAVQRTRVSGAWASAVVAMLPLVFLLVFILQNTESVTVQFLSVSGALPLGVSMLLSAVVGALAVAALGAARIAQLRRTVRRSSDDRRGHR encoded by the coding sequence ATGAGTACTTCGGCCGACGACGCGTCGCGCGGCGTGAACGACAAGGGGCCTCGCGCACCGGCGGTGCAGCGCACCAGGGTCAGCGGTGCCTGGGCGAGTGCGGTCGTGGCGATGCTGCCGCTCGTGTTCCTGCTGGTGTTCATCCTCCAGAACACCGAGTCGGTGACCGTCCAGTTCCTCTCGGTGTCCGGCGCGCTCCCGCTCGGTGTGTCGATGTTGTTGTCCGCCGTGGTCGGTGCCCTCGCCGTCGCCGCGTTGGGAGCCGCCCGCATCGCCCAACTCCGGCGTACGGTGCGCCGAAGCTCCGACGATCGGCGTGGTCACAGATGA
- a CDS encoding alpha/beta fold hydrolase, which produces MDVRDTMGLAPVRDEGTWQGRLPYLVSGSGARLLYLPGITTTHRLPTGPDRWFQLAEIAPYTRAHEVWWVNRGTHLRGEVTLSDLACDYAEFVRDRLDAPVDVVGLSTGGSVALWLAAEHPDVVRRLVVVSAAHRLSPLGRAAQRVVAESVRCGRPRIMSSAMFAPLGATPRSRVLLAALGFVLGSVAFGRGDEDMVATLEAEDSADVAPRLGDIKAPTLLVAGDHDGFFDRSQYERTAAAIPGCRLVLVPGRGHLPTHTSVVSRPVLEYLAARVPTASR; this is translated from the coding sequence ATGGACGTACGAGACACGATGGGCCTCGCGCCGGTGCGCGACGAAGGCACCTGGCAGGGCCGGCTGCCCTACCTCGTGTCGGGTTCGGGTGCACGGCTGCTGTACCTGCCCGGCATCACGACGACCCATCGGTTACCCACAGGCCCCGACCGGTGGTTCCAGCTCGCCGAGATCGCCCCCTACACCCGCGCTCACGAAGTGTGGTGGGTCAACCGCGGAACTCACCTCCGCGGTGAGGTGACGCTGTCCGACCTGGCCTGCGACTACGCCGAGTTCGTCAGGGACCGCCTGGACGCACCGGTGGACGTCGTCGGCCTTTCCACCGGTGGGTCGGTGGCGCTGTGGCTGGCCGCCGAACACCCGGACGTCGTGCGGCGGCTGGTGGTCGTCTCGGCCGCGCACCGCCTCTCTCCACTCGGGCGGGCGGCACAGCGGGTGGTGGCGGAATCCGTTCGCTGCGGCAGACCACGCATCATGAGCAGCGCGATGTTCGCACCCCTTGGCGCGACCCCGCGCTCCCGGGTTCTGCTGGCGGCGCTGGGGTTCGTCCTCGGCTCCGTGGCGTTCGGCCGAGGCGACGAGGACATGGTCGCCACGCTGGAGGCCGAAGACTCCGCCGACGTGGCTCCCCGACTCGGTGACATCAAGGCGCCGACCCTGCTGGTCGCAGGCGACCACGACGGCTTCTTCGACCGGTCGCAGTACGAGCGCACCGCCGCGGCGATTCCCGGCTGCCGGCTGGTGCTCGTCCCCGGCCGTGGCCATCTGCCCACGCACACCTCGGTGGTGAGCAGGCCCGTACTGGAGTACCTCGCGGCCCGTGTGCCCACGGCGTCCCGGTGA
- a CDS encoding sensor histidine kinase: MPSSAESGGREPDTLRSTSATGRLAGLRLDELLAGVQTRLTEISRTSDRLQSLLDAVLAVSGQLEFDTTLRRTVRAALDLVDARCGMLTVLNSEGGPPERVSVDLDHDTDTDTDTVVEVPHARAPESRTALAVPVRVREETVGTLYVNNKRGGGEFSADDEIVLRSLAASAGVAVENARLFEQTRVRGRWLEAVAAVNAELLAGASPDRSLRRLAEVAGELSGADATVVLLDEGGGALSVGAVSGPVSRLAVGELIAAGGVLTDVLRTVEPTVLDDLRRADTPLPTSFTTAFGPAVVAPLRSAEGVKGVLLALRGRDATGFSRRERSLVTSFATQATVALRFADKQEGERTIALLADRDRIAQDLHDHVIQRLFAVGMSLQGVLRDLRDPYAAERVRDAVQRLDQTVREIRTSIFNLHSLGTSGNDSLRRRLLDIASSPPDGAEVPSVRIGGALDTLVPERLGRDIEAVARQGIGQLARQATDRGSTPEIVLDVNVGDAVTVDIDVEGAGHVPPQSPWLEEIRRRADDHGGEVDVHASGGAVRLVWTVPLPDADTAPP, from the coding sequence ATGCCGAGTAGCGCCGAATCGGGAGGCCGGGAGCCGGACACGCTGCGGTCCACGTCGGCCACCGGGCGGTTGGCCGGGCTCAGGCTGGACGAGCTCCTCGCCGGAGTGCAGACCCGGCTCACCGAGATCTCGCGCACGAGCGACCGCCTGCAGTCGCTGCTCGACGCGGTGCTCGCGGTCAGCGGTCAGCTCGAGTTCGACACCACGTTGCGGCGCACCGTGCGGGCCGCGCTCGACCTGGTGGACGCGCGCTGCGGCATGCTGACGGTGCTCAACTCGGAGGGCGGCCCTCCGGAACGGGTCTCCGTGGACCTCGACCACGACACCGACACCGACACCGACACCGTGGTGGAGGTGCCGCACGCCCGCGCCCCCGAGTCGCGGACGGCGCTCGCCGTGCCCGTACGGGTGCGGGAGGAGACGGTCGGCACTCTGTACGTCAACAACAAGCGCGGCGGTGGCGAGTTCAGCGCGGACGACGAGATCGTGCTGCGGTCGCTCGCGGCCTCGGCCGGGGTGGCGGTGGAGAACGCCCGGCTCTTCGAGCAGACCCGGGTGCGTGGCCGGTGGCTGGAAGCCGTGGCCGCGGTGAACGCGGAACTGCTCGCCGGTGCGTCCCCCGACCGGTCGCTGCGGCGTCTCGCCGAGGTGGCCGGGGAGTTGTCCGGGGCCGACGCGACCGTGGTCCTGCTCGACGAGGGTGGCGGCGCGTTGTCCGTCGGCGCGGTCTCCGGACCGGTGTCCCGGCTCGCGGTGGGTGAGCTGATCGCGGCGGGTGGTGTGCTCACCGACGTGCTGCGCACCGTCGAACCGACGGTTCTCGACGACCTCCGCCGCGCGGACACACCCCTGCCCACATCGTTCACCACGGCGTTCGGGCCCGCGGTGGTGGCCCCGCTGCGCAGCGCCGAAGGTGTCAAGGGAGTGCTGTTGGCGCTGCGGGGCCGCGACGCCACCGGATTCTCCCGCCGCGAGAGGTCGCTGGTGACCTCGTTCGCCACGCAGGCCACGGTGGCTCTGCGGTTCGCCGACAAGCAGGAGGGCGAGCGCACCATCGCGCTGCTCGCCGACCGGGACCGTATCGCGCAGGACCTGCACGACCATGTCATCCAGCGCCTGTTCGCCGTCGGCATGAGCCTGCAGGGCGTGCTCAGGGACCTGCGCGACCCCTACGCGGCCGAACGTGTCCGTGACGCCGTGCAGCGGCTCGACCAGACGGTACGGGAGATCCGCACGTCGATCTTCAACCTGCACTCCCTGGGCACGTCGGGAAACGACAGTCTGCGGCGCAGGCTGCTCGACATCGCGTCGAGTCCGCCGGACGGTGCGGAGGTGCCTTCGGTCCGCATCGGAGGAGCGCTCGACACTCTCGTGCCCGAGCGGCTCGGTCGTGACATCGAGGCCGTGGCCCGGCAGGGCATCGGGCAGCTCGCCCGGCAGGCCACCGACCGTGGCAGCACGCCGGAGATCGTGCTCGACGTCAACGTCGGTGACGCGGTGACCGTCGACATCGACGTCGAGGGGGCGGGTCACGTTCCCCCGCAGAGCCCCTGGCTCGAGGAGATCCGCCGCCGGGCCGACGACCACGGTGGTGAGGTGGACGTGCACGCCAGCGGCGGCGCTGTGCGGCTGGTCTGGACGGTTCCGCTGCCGGACGCCGACACCGCCCCGCCGTAG
- a CDS encoding DUF1876 domain-containing protein: protein MEHTTTWTMNIVIDERDGQTRAEALLRKDDGTALTGAGVARRNPRDTDVPSIGDELAVARALAELSHQLLEATVTDIESVTHQPAHLVR from the coding sequence ATGGAACACACGACGACATGGACGATGAACATCGTCATAGACGAACGGGACGGGCAGACCCGTGCCGAGGCGCTGCTGCGGAAGGACGACGGCACCGCCCTCACGGGAGCCGGTGTGGCCAGACGGAACCCGCGCGACACCGACGTCCCCTCCATCGGGGACGAGCTCGCGGTCGCGAGGGCGCTGGCCGAGCTGTCGCACCAGTTGCTCGAGGCCACGGTGACCGACATCGAGTCGGTGACGCACCAGCCCGCGCATCTCGTCCGCTGA
- a CDS encoding cupin domain-containing protein, whose amino-acid sequence MSEHPTVTAVDALAAELLDEAESHSARRTARTLVSGNSLRSTLIAMLTGTELAEHDSPQAGTLHVLGGSVLLRTPSRQWELAEGDLVPLPPERHSVYALTDATLLLTVALH is encoded by the coding sequence TTGAGCGAACACCCCACCGTGACAGCCGTCGACGCCCTGGCCGCCGAACTGCTTGACGAGGCCGAGAGCCACAGCGCGCGCCGTACCGCACGCACGCTCGTGTCGGGCAACTCGCTGCGGTCCACACTGATCGCGATGCTCACGGGCACCGAACTGGCCGAGCACGACTCACCGCAGGCCGGGACACTGCACGTGCTGGGCGGCAGCGTGCTGCTGCGCACACCGAGCAGGCAGTGGGAACTGGCGGAGGGCGACCTCGTGCCGCTGCCGCCGGAACGGCACTCGGTCTACGCGCTGACCGACGCGACGCTGCTGCTGACGGTGGCCCTGCACTGA
- a CDS encoding PASTA domain-containing protein: protein MRAIHRRFYSLVVAVAILVLGSGACLPLHVALDEHVPSRPAPMPPLHGVVLGDGVKALRALGIDEVTTVPIDGHLFVLNRDNWIVVRQAPRAGETVPPGGEVTLSVRKTDAAESRFCFDGDC, encoded by the coding sequence ATGCGCGCAATCCACCGCAGGTTCTACTCTCTCGTCGTCGCTGTCGCGATCCTCGTCCTGGGTTCGGGGGCCTGCCTGCCACTGCACGTGGCCCTCGACGAGCACGTGCCGTCCCGCCCCGCGCCGATGCCACCACTGCACGGTGTCGTGCTCGGCGACGGGGTGAAGGCGTTGCGGGCCCTCGGAATCGACGAGGTCACCACCGTGCCGATCGACGGTCATCTGTTCGTGCTCAACCGCGACAACTGGATCGTGGTGCGGCAGGCGCCGCGGGCCGGTGAGACCGTCCCTCCGGGTGGGGAGGTGACACTCAGCGTGCGGAAGACGGACGCGGCGGAGTCGCGATTCTGCTTCGACGGTGACTGTTGA